The following proteins are co-located in the Streptomyces sp. NBC_01198 genome:
- a CDS encoding class I SAM-dependent methyltransferase: MDEDRQADRITAGLEGVPETLLWNLYQRSVEAARVGSRLLDDPRSVELVERIDYPFERFAGDGMAQWHALRIACLDAEVRRFLAAHPGGTVVALGEGLETQFWRVDDGRAHWLTVDLPETVALREKLLPDDPPRRRTVACSALDLRWMDELDAGTPPQDVLVTAQGLLMYLPPREVKRLIAACAERFPGGSFLFDALPRGMVARNQAGALDTAGGYRAPRWQWGMDTREYPKVATASPRIAEVRSLPLPRGRGLYAVAPISHLLPGVRSMRMSIVSVRFGPADYRNDARA, from the coding sequence ATGGACGAGGACAGGCAGGCGGACCGGATCACGGCCGGGTTGGAGGGCGTCCCCGAGACGCTGCTGTGGAATCTCTACCAGCGGTCGGTGGAGGCTGCGCGGGTCGGCAGCCGCCTGCTGGACGACCCGCGTTCGGTGGAACTGGTCGAGCGGATCGACTACCCCTTCGAGCGGTTCGCCGGCGACGGCATGGCCCAGTGGCACGCGCTGCGGATCGCCTGCCTGGACGCCGAGGTGCGCCGCTTCCTCGCCGCACATCCCGGCGGCACGGTCGTCGCGCTCGGCGAAGGCCTGGAGACGCAGTTCTGGCGGGTGGACGACGGCCGGGCGCACTGGCTGACGGTGGACCTGCCAGAAACGGTGGCCCTGCGCGAGAAGCTGCTGCCCGACGACCCGCCGCGCCGCCGTACGGTCGCCTGTTCGGCCCTCGACCTGCGGTGGATGGACGAACTCGACGCCGGCACGCCGCCGCAGGATGTGCTGGTGACCGCCCAGGGCCTACTGATGTACCTGCCGCCGCGCGAGGTCAAGCGGCTCATCGCCGCCTGTGCGGAACGCTTTCCCGGTGGCTCGTTCCTCTTCGACGCGCTCCCGCGCGGCATGGTGGCCCGCAACCAGGCCGGCGCCCTGGACACCGCAGGCGGCTATCGCGCCCCGCGCTGGCAGTGGGGCATGGACACCAGGGAGTACCCCAAGGTGGCCACCGCCTCCCCGCGGATCGCCGAGGTGCGCAGCCTGCCGCTGCCGCGCGGCCGCGGCCTCTACGCCGTCGCCCCGATCTCCCATCTGCTGCCCGGGGTGCGGTCGATGCGGATGTCGATCGTGTCGGTGCGCTTCGGCCCCGCCGACTACCGTAATGACGCGCGGGCCTGA
- a CDS encoding alpha/beta fold hydrolase produces the protein MTDPTIGSLRVNGATLHYEVRGQGPLLLLIPGGTGGAASFDAIAGDLAAEYTVATYDPRGMSRSTLDDLDAEQHVAEHADDAFRMLELLSPGEPALVFGGSSGAIAALHLLTAHPERVARIVAHEPPVVEVLPDAAGHRALIAHVQETFRTEGLMPAMAVFAAGLQKDGDTTEPKAELRLPPEAAARAERTMADLPFFVGRIVPGFMSYEPDIRRLVGLSDQLVIAAGQDSRGELPYRSAAFLADRLGTELQHFPGGHIGLTTHPAEFGEHLRKAFRAST, from the coding sequence ATGACCGACCCGACCATCGGCAGCCTGCGGGTGAACGGTGCGACCCTGCACTACGAGGTGCGAGGCCAGGGCCCGCTCCTGCTGCTCATCCCCGGCGGGACGGGCGGCGCGGCATCCTTCGACGCCATCGCCGGCGACCTGGCCGCCGAATACACGGTCGCGACCTACGACCCGCGCGGCATGTCCCGCAGCACGCTGGACGACCTCGACGCCGAGCAGCATGTGGCCGAGCACGCCGATGACGCGTTCCGGATGCTGGAACTGCTGTCGCCCGGTGAGCCTGCCCTGGTGTTCGGCGGCAGTTCGGGTGCGATCGCCGCCCTGCACCTTCTCACCGCCCACCCCGAACGCGTCGCCCGAATTGTGGCGCACGAGCCGCCAGTAGTGGAGGTGCTGCCGGACGCGGCGGGTCATCGCGCGCTCATCGCACACGTGCAGGAGACGTTCCGTACCGAAGGGCTCATGCCGGCGATGGCCGTGTTCGCCGCGGGCCTGCAGAAGGACGGCGACACGACCGAGCCGAAGGCCGAGCTGAGACTTCCCCCCGAGGCGGCGGCGCGGGCCGAGCGGACGATGGCCGACCTGCCGTTCTTCGTCGGTCGCATCGTGCCCGGCTTCATGTCCTACGAGCCGGACATCCGCCGGTTGGTGGGCCTGTCGGACCAGCTCGTGATCGCCGCCGGCCAGGACTCGCGCGGTGAGCTGCCCTACCGCTCCGCGGCCTTCCTGGCCGACCGTCTCGGCACGGAGCTCCAGCACTTCCCCGGCGGCCACATCGGACTGACCACGCACCCCGCAGAGTTCGGCGAGCACCTGCGGAAGGCCTTCCGAGCCTCGACCTGA
- a CDS encoding mycothiol transferase encodes MTEPTAGQPGPEIKALLDCLNGRRKHVLGALDGLDEADLRRPVLPSGWTCLGLVRHLALDVERFWFGAVLAGDPAVIAALGDEPDAWQVDPGLPAAAVLDRYRHEISLADAIITATPAEAAPAWWPTEHFGDQNIHSHREILLHVIAETACHTGHLDAVRELIDGHRWLVMTD; translated from the coding sequence ATGACCGAGCCGACCGCCGGGCAGCCCGGCCCCGAGATCAAAGCCCTGCTCGACTGCCTGAACGGCCGGCGCAAGCACGTGCTCGGCGCCCTGGACGGCCTCGACGAGGCCGACCTGCGCCGCCCGGTCCTGCCGTCCGGCTGGACCTGTCTGGGACTGGTCCGGCATCTGGCCCTGGACGTCGAGCGCTTCTGGTTCGGCGCGGTCCTGGCCGGCGACCCGGCCGTCATCGCCGCGCTGGGTGACGAGCCCGACGCCTGGCAGGTGGATCCCGGGCTGCCGGCCGCCGCCGTGCTCGACCGCTACCGCCACGAGATATCCCTGGCCGACGCGATCATCACCGCCACCCCGGCGGAGGCCGCCCCCGCCTGGTGGCCGACCGAGCACTTCGGCGACCAGAACATCCACAGCCACCGCGAGATCCTGCTGCACGTCATCGCGGAGACCGCGTGCCACACCGGGCACCTGGACGCGGTCCGCGAACTCATCGACGGTCACCGCTGGCTGGTGATGACCGACTGA
- a CDS encoding serine hydrolase domain-containing protein: protein MLPGTRRALLHRVAVGQRDGRTPSLVGAVVRDGALVWCGARSMIEGHAPDADTQYRIGSITKSFVAVLVMRLRDEGRLDLTDPLGRHLPEVAASWADPGQAGLDAAGLSAARQLTVGQLLSHTSGLASETPGPWWERTPGALRPELADVLGPDPVKHPAGRRYHYSNPGFALLGALVEQLRGVSWGEALRAEVLDPLGMARTTLLPQAPAAGGFAVHPWADVMRPEAVQETGRMAPAGQLWSTAGDLARWAAFLTAGREGVLSAATLEEMRQPAAPPEPTDPEGGYGLGLQLARRGGRQLVGHTGSMPGFLASLWLSPKDGVGAITLANVTSGPQIGAIAADLLAITADAEPGLPAAWRPADTLGPDLLELAGPWYWGTQAFVLRIDADGGPSLASLTGQGRATRFHVEHDGTWTGREGYYAGETLRAVSGPDGTVSHLDLGSFVFTRAPYDPSAPLPGGFPGWH, encoded by the coding sequence CTGCTGCCCGGCACCCGGCGGGCGTTGCTGCACCGGGTGGCGGTGGGGCAGCGCGACGGGCGCACCCCCTCGCTGGTCGGGGCGGTGGTACGGGACGGCGCGCTGGTCTGGTGCGGTGCTCGCAGCATGATCGAGGGCCACGCCCCCGACGCGGACACGCAGTATCGCATCGGCTCGATCACCAAGTCCTTCGTCGCGGTGCTGGTGATGCGGCTGCGCGACGAGGGCCGGCTGGACCTGACCGACCCGCTGGGCCGCCATCTGCCGGAGGTGGCGGCGTCCTGGGCGGATCCCGGTCAGGCCGGGCTCGACGCGGCCGGGCTGTCGGCGGCCCGGCAGCTGACGGTGGGCCAGCTGCTCAGCCACACCTCGGGACTGGCCTCTGAGACCCCGGGCCCCTGGTGGGAGCGCACCCCGGGCGCGCTGCGGCCCGAGCTGGCGGATGTGCTCGGGCCCGACCCGGTCAAGCACCCGGCGGGCCGCCGCTACCACTACTCCAACCCCGGCTTCGCGCTGCTCGGCGCGCTGGTGGAGCAGTTGCGCGGGGTCTCCTGGGGCGAGGCGCTGCGCGCCGAGGTGCTCGATCCGCTGGGCATGGCGCGCACGACGTTGCTGCCGCAGGCCCCCGCGGCGGGCGGCTTCGCCGTCCATCCGTGGGCGGATGTGATGCGGCCCGAGGCCGTACAGGAGACCGGGCGGATGGCGCCGGCCGGGCAGTTGTGGTCGACGGCCGGTGATCTGGCCCGCTGGGCTGCCTTCCTGACGGCGGGTCGGGAGGGGGTGCTGAGCGCGGCGACGCTGGAGGAGATGCGGCAGCCCGCCGCGCCGCCCGAGCCCACCGACCCGGAGGGCGGTTACGGGCTGGGGTTGCAGCTGGCCCGGCGTGGCGGCCGCCAGCTGGTGGGGCACACCGGTTCGATGCCCGGCTTCCTGGCGTCGCTCTGGTTGAGCCCCAAGGACGGTGTCGGCGCGATCACGCTGGCGAACGTGACCTCGGGCCCGCAGATCGGTGCCATCGCCGCTGACCTGCTGGCGATCACCGCCGACGCGGAGCCGGGACTGCCGGCGGCCTGGCGTCCGGCGGACACGCTCGGCCCGGACCTGCTGGAGCTGGCGGGCCCCTGGTACTGGGGCACCCAGGCCTTCGTGCTGCGGATCGACGCCGACGGCGGCCCCAGCCTCGCGTCGCTGACCGGCCAGGGCCGCGCCACCCGGTTCCACGTGGAACATGACGGGACCTGGACCGGTCGCGAGGGTTATTACGCAGGTGAGACGCTGCGGGCGGTCAGCGGGCCGGACGGTACGGTCAGCCATCTCGACCTGGGGTCCTTCGTCTTCACACGTGCGCCCTACGATCCGTCGGCTCCGCTTCCGGGGGGCTTCCCGGGCTGGCACTGA
- a CDS encoding discoidin domain-containing protein: MIASAYLSIVATSSRAATPVLLSQGKPATASSVQDAFTAGAAVDGNTGTRWSSAASDPQWLQVDLGSSQPITQVVLNWEAAYGKSFQIQVSDNGSTWNSIYSTTTGTGGVQTLNVTGTGRYVRMYGTARGTQWGYSLWEFQVYGGSGGGGTPPATCGTTTVALGKPATASSTENAGTPASAAFDGNAGTRWSSAASDPQWVQVDLGSSQALCGAQLSWETAYAKAYQIQVSDNGSTWNTVYSTTNGPGGVENLSFNATGRYVRMYGTVRATQYGYSLWEFTLLTAGGGGTTPPPGGGDGSCPWVGSTAPVSTRVSQVMAQMTAAQKVSILHGNNNASPYIGNITGIPSLCIPNIGLQDGPHGVGDGLGGVTQMPSANASAATFDNALEQQYGAAIGAEFAGKGVQVALGPTLNIVRDPRWGRSFETFSEDPYLNGQMATADIKGIQSQGVMAEMKHVAVYNIENPAGTVIVDKRTLQELYLPAFQAAVQQGSPAAAMCAYSIVNNVPACQNPDLMNTALYQQANFGGFITSDWGGTHSTVESANAGLTVEMPNGYFFADFLAQAVANGTVSQTTLNTMVSRLLTQFFAFGLFDKAPSGSRDATVTTPAHVQVALQGAEEGAVLLKNNGILPLSTATTHSIAVIGWDGGAGVQSIGGGSATTTSSGTVWPITGIQNRVAGTGTTVQYNDATNLSAAVTLARSSDVAIVYASDNYGNEEHDTTTLDLPDNGGSQVKQNDMIAQVAAANPRTIVVLNNNSAINMPWLNQVAGVFEGFYPGQQIGTAMAALIFGDVNPSGKLPVTFPKSLADVPANTAAQWPGTNGQVQYSEGLDVGYRWYDARNIEPLFPFGFGLSYTTFGYSNLQVGALSGGNATVHVTVTNTGSRAGTDVAQLYVGDPASTGEPVHQLRGYQRVTLNPGQSQTLTFTVSTHDLAFWNTGSNNWTTAAGSYQILVGDSSRNLPQTGTLTVPATVNGAIAAALAPKAAAADSAAPATAAPLSVPNPHGMSSPVHSAVDWAFDPADAAAHHTYTASGLPPGISLSTSGRFTGTASRAGSYTVTVTARDQAGATGSATFVWTTT; encoded by the coding sequence ATGATCGCCTCGGCCTATCTGTCGATCGTGGCGACCTCGTCACGCGCGGCCACGCCGGTGCTGCTCTCGCAGGGCAAGCCCGCCACGGCCTCGTCCGTGCAGGACGCCTTCACCGCCGGCGCGGCGGTCGACGGCAACACCGGCACCCGCTGGTCCAGCGCCGCCTCCGACCCGCAGTGGCTCCAGGTCGACCTGGGGTCAAGCCAGCCGATCACCCAGGTGGTGCTGAACTGGGAGGCCGCCTACGGCAAGTCCTTCCAGATCCAGGTGTCGGACAACGGTTCCACGTGGAACAGCATCTACTCCACGACCACCGGCACCGGCGGCGTCCAGACGCTGAACGTCACCGGCACCGGGCGCTACGTGCGGATGTACGGCACGGCACGCGGCACCCAGTGGGGCTACTCGCTGTGGGAGTTCCAGGTCTACGGCGGCTCCGGCGGCGGTGGCACCCCGCCGGCCACCTGCGGCACGACCACGGTCGCGCTCGGCAAGCCCGCCACCGCTTCCTCGACCGAGAACGCCGGCACCCCGGCGTCCGCCGCCTTCGACGGCAACGCGGGCACCCGCTGGTCCAGCGCCGCCTCCGACCCGCAGTGGGTCCAGGTCGACCTCGGCTCCTCGCAGGCGCTCTGCGGCGCCCAGTTGAGCTGGGAGACCGCCTACGCGAAGGCGTACCAGATCCAGGTCTCGGACAACGGTTCCACGTGGAACACCGTGTACTCCACCACCAACGGCCCGGGCGGGGTGGAGAACCTCTCCTTCAACGCCACCGGCCGCTACGTGCGGATGTACGGCACCGTCCGTGCCACCCAGTACGGCTACTCCCTGTGGGAGTTCACCCTGCTGACCGCCGGTGGCGGCGGCACCACCCCGCCGCCCGGCGGCGGCGACGGCAGCTGCCCCTGGGTGGGGTCCACCGCGCCGGTCTCGACCCGCGTCTCGCAGGTCATGGCGCAGATGACCGCCGCGCAGAAGGTGTCGATCCTGCACGGCAACAACAACGCCTCGCCGTACATCGGCAACATCACCGGCATCCCGTCGCTGTGCATCCCGAACATCGGTCTGCAGGACGGCCCGCACGGCGTCGGCGACGGACTCGGCGGTGTCACCCAGATGCCGTCCGCCAACGCCTCGGCGGCCACCTTCGACAACGCACTGGAACAGCAGTACGGCGCCGCGATCGGCGCGGAGTTCGCCGGCAAGGGCGTGCAGGTGGCGCTCGGCCCGACGCTGAACATCGTCCGCGACCCGCGCTGGGGCCGCTCGTTCGAGACCTTCAGCGAGGACCCGTACCTCAACGGGCAGATGGCCACCGCCGACATCAAGGGCATCCAGAGCCAGGGTGTGATGGCCGAGATGAAGCACGTGGCCGTCTACAACATCGAGAACCCGGCCGGCACGGTCATCGTCGACAAGCGGACCTTGCAGGAGCTGTACCTGCCCGCCTTCCAGGCAGCGGTGCAGCAGGGGTCGCCGGCCGCGGCGATGTGCGCGTACAGCATCGTCAACAACGTGCCGGCCTGCCAGAACCCGGACCTGATGAACACCGCCCTGTACCAGCAGGCGAACTTCGGCGGCTTCATCACCAGTGACTGGGGCGGCACCCACTCCACGGTGGAGTCCGCCAACGCGGGCCTGACCGTGGAGATGCCCAACGGCTACTTCTTCGCCGACTTCCTCGCCCAGGCCGTCGCCAACGGCACGGTCAGCCAGACCACGCTCAACACCATGGTCAGCCGGCTGCTCACGCAGTTCTTCGCCTTCGGGCTGTTCGACAAGGCACCGAGCGGTTCACGGGACGCCACCGTGACCACGCCCGCCCATGTCCAGGTCGCGCTCCAGGGCGCGGAGGAGGGCGCCGTACTCCTCAAGAACAACGGCATCCTTCCGCTGTCCACTGCGACCACCCACTCCATCGCGGTGATCGGCTGGGACGGCGGCGCCGGAGTGCAGTCCATCGGCGGCGGCAGCGCCACGACCACCAGCTCGGGAACGGTCTGGCCGATCACCGGCATCCAGAACCGGGTCGCCGGCACCGGCACCACCGTGCAGTACAACGACGCGACGAATCTGTCCGCGGCCGTCACCCTGGCCCGCAGTTCCGATGTCGCGATCGTCTACGCCAGCGACAACTACGGCAACGAGGAGCACGACACCACCACCTTGGACCTGCCCGACAACGGCGGCAGCCAGGTCAAGCAGAACGACATGATCGCCCAGGTGGCGGCGGCGAACCCGCGCACCATCGTGGTGCTCAACAACAACTCCGCCATCAACATGCCGTGGCTGAACCAGGTCGCGGGCGTCTTCGAGGGCTTCTACCCGGGCCAGCAGATCGGCACGGCCATGGCGGCGCTGATCTTCGGCGACGTCAACCCGTCCGGCAAGCTGCCGGTGACCTTCCCGAAGTCGCTGGCCGACGTGCCCGCCAACACCGCGGCCCAGTGGCCCGGCACCAACGGGCAGGTGCAGTACAGCGAGGGCCTGGACGTCGGCTACCGGTGGTACGACGCCAGGAACATCGAACCGCTCTTCCCGTTCGGCTTCGGCCTGTCGTACACGACCTTCGGCTACAGCAATCTGCAGGTCGGCGCGCTCAGTGGCGGCAACGCCACCGTCCACGTCACGGTGACCAACACCGGGTCGCGGGCCGGCACGGACGTCGCCCAGCTCTACGTCGGCGACCCGGCGTCCACCGGGGAGCCGGTGCACCAGCTGCGCGGCTACCAGCGCGTCACCCTCAACCCGGGCCAGTCGCAGACCCTGACCTTCACCGTCAGCACCCATGACCTGGCCTTCTGGAACACCGGCAGCAACAACTGGACCACGGCAGCGGGCAGCTACCAGATCCTGGTGGGCGACTCCTCCCGCAACCTGCCGCAGACCGGCACGCTCACCGTGCCGGCCACCGTCAACGGCGCCATCGCCGCCGCCCTCGCCCCGAAGGCGGCCGCCGCGGACTCCGCGGCACCCGCCACCGCGGCGCCGCTGTCCGTGCCCAACCCGCACGGCATGAGCAGCCCGGTGCACTCCGCCGTCGACTGGGCCTTCGACCCGGCCGACGCCGCCGCGCACCACACCTACACCGCGTCCGGCCTGCCGCCCGGCATCTCGCTCAGCACCAGCGGGCGCTTCACCGGCACGGCGAGCAGGGCCGGCAGCTACACGGTCACGGTCACCGCGCGGGACCAGGCCGGTGCCACCGGCTCGGCGACCTTCGTCTGGACGACCACCTGA
- a CDS encoding FG-GAP repeat domain-containing protein: MSETQPVRPQRRRRLVAVCTAGILSLGAFALGTGAQAAEPGAHHSIKQPALSSGQQPHLVKPKATGSRKSTLSSGVAKVATPAPQRYDIDGDGYGDQLYRGNDGALYNSLATTEEPLAASPEKYLDILTPGDLNGSTGPEVLAVTTTGSLELFTPGNFPSYASWTGGGWNAYNKLVAVDDVTGDGRADIIARTFDGQLYLYQGTGNGSAPFKARVLIGGGWGAYDQLASPGDVDGDGISDLVARTSAGTLYLYKGTGKASAPYAAKTAIGGGWNTYNQIIGLGNDPSGAAVLWARTPAGTLYYYPPSGHGGFAPRHQFGTGWTLDMFAGQGSNPFWGKKQMIAATPNGTLYWYEANQAGGFFARQQLSDDGGWAGEFTLTFANALTSSGRPQLLDHYKSDLYNVYADYNLMSSGWSSYNLIIGPGDLSGDGKGDLLGRDTSGKLYLFRGTGSGLGLAGRQLVGGGWGAYNAIVGSGDFSGDGRADIVARTGDGTLYLYKGTGVASKPFGSRIKIGTGWGQYTKLASPGDMDGDGRADLLAVNSAGTAYRYSSTGTGQFKARATVGGGWNAYKRLY; this comes from the coding sequence GTGTCAGAAACACAGCCGGTACGGCCTCAGCGCCGGCGCCGCCTCGTCGCGGTGTGCACAGCCGGCATTCTTTCCCTCGGCGCCTTCGCGCTGGGGACGGGCGCGCAGGCCGCGGAGCCCGGCGCGCACCACAGCATCAAGCAGCCGGCCCTCTCCTCCGGTCAGCAGCCGCACCTGGTCAAGCCGAAGGCGACCGGGAGCAGGAAGTCCACGCTGTCGTCCGGCGTGGCCAAGGTGGCCACCCCGGCACCGCAGCGGTACGACATCGACGGTGACGGCTACGGCGACCAGCTCTACCGCGGCAACGACGGCGCGCTGTACAACTCACTGGCGACCACCGAGGAGCCGCTGGCCGCCAGCCCGGAGAAGTACCTCGACATCCTCACCCCCGGTGACCTGAACGGTTCGACCGGGCCCGAGGTCCTTGCTGTCACCACCACCGGTTCGCTGGAGCTGTTCACCCCGGGGAACTTCCCCAGCTACGCGTCATGGACCGGCGGCGGGTGGAACGCCTACAACAAGCTCGTCGCGGTGGACGACGTCACCGGTGACGGCAGGGCCGACATCATCGCCCGGACCTTCGACGGTCAGCTCTACCTGTACCAGGGCACCGGCAACGGTTCCGCGCCGTTCAAGGCAAGGGTCCTCATCGGTGGTGGCTGGGGCGCGTACGACCAGCTGGCCAGCCCCGGGGATGTCGACGGGGACGGCATCAGCGACCTGGTCGCCCGCACCTCCGCCGGCACGCTCTACCTCTACAAGGGCACCGGCAAGGCCTCCGCGCCGTACGCGGCCAAGACAGCCATCGGCGGCGGGTGGAACACCTACAACCAGATCATCGGCCTGGGCAACGACCCGTCCGGTGCCGCCGTGCTGTGGGCAAGGACGCCCGCCGGCACGCTCTACTACTACCCGCCCAGCGGGCACGGGGGCTTCGCCCCGCGGCACCAGTTCGGCACCGGCTGGACGCTGGACATGTTCGCCGGCCAGGGCAGCAACCCGTTCTGGGGCAAGAAGCAGATGATCGCGGCCACCCCGAACGGCACCCTGTACTGGTACGAGGCCAACCAGGCCGGCGGCTTCTTCGCGCGCCAGCAGCTCAGCGACGACGGGGGCTGGGCGGGCGAGTTCACCCTGACCTTCGCCAACGCGCTGACCAGCAGCGGCAGGCCGCAGCTGCTCGACCACTACAAGAGCGACCTTTACAACGTCTACGCGGACTACAACCTCATGTCCAGCGGATGGAGCAGCTACAACCTGATCATCGGCCCCGGTGACCTCAGCGGCGACGGCAAGGGCGACCTGCTGGGCCGGGACACCTCCGGCAAGCTCTACCTCTTCCGCGGTACGGGCAGCGGCCTCGGGCTGGCGGGCCGCCAGCTCGTCGGCGGCGGCTGGGGCGCGTACAACGCCATCGTCGGCTCCGGCGACTTCAGCGGCGACGGCCGCGCCGACATCGTCGCCAGGACCGGCGACGGCACGCTGTACCTGTACAAGGGCACCGGTGTCGCCTCGAAGCCGTTCGGCTCCCGGATCAAGATCGGCACCGGCTGGGGTCAGTACACCAAGCTCGCCTCGCCCGGCGACATGGACGGCGACGGCCGCGCGGACCTGCTCGCGGTCAACTCCGCCGGCACCGCCTACCGCTACAGCAGCACCGGGACCGGGCAGTTCAAGGCCCGTGCGACCGTGGGCGGCGGCTGGAACGCCTACAAGCGGCTCTACTGA